Proteins co-encoded in one Hymenobacter swuensis DY53 genomic window:
- a CDS encoding DUF6370 family protein, which produces MKSLLLLLALLAFSPARAQSAGPAAVVQAAPDPAKPVQTVEASCGQCRLGLPGKSCDLAVRFDGKAYFVDGTTIDAHGDAHAKDGFCQAIRKAEVQGQVVNNRFVASYFRLLPEPAAVK; this is translated from the coding sequence ATGAAATCGTTGCTGCTGTTGCTCGCCTTGCTTGCTTTCTCCCCTGCCCGGGCGCAATCGGCCGGGCCAGCCGCCGTGGTTCAGGCCGCTCCCGATCCGGCTAAACCTGTGCAAACGGTAGAAGCCTCCTGCGGCCAATGCCGCCTAGGCCTGCCTGGTAAGAGCTGCGACCTAGCCGTGCGCTTCGACGGCAAAGCCTACTTTGTGGATGGCACCACCATCGACGCCCACGGCGACGCCCACGCCAAGGACGGTTTTTGCCAAGCTATTCGGAAGGCTGAGGTACAAGGCCAAGTTGTGAACAACCGATTTGTGGCCTCGTATTTTCGGCTCCTCCCTGAGCCTGCGGCAGTCAAATAG
- the menB gene encoding 1,4-dihydroxy-2-naphthoyl-CoA synthase has translation MAEQLTWTPIKEFREILFTQHGGIAKISINRPQVHNAFTPLTVQEMIEAMRICQDRTDIGVIILTGEGGRAFCSGGDQSVRGHGGYVGEDTVPRLNVLELQKIIRSIPKPVVAMVAGWAIGGGHVLHVVCDLSIAADNARFGQTGPNVGSFDGGFGASYLARVVGQKKAREIWFLCDQYDAQEALDMGLVNKVVPLDKLEETTVAWCHKILQKSPLALRMLKSSFNAELDGQAGIQELAGNATLLYYLSEEAKEGRNAYMEKRQPDFSKYPKFP, from the coding sequence ATGGCCGAACAACTTACCTGGACTCCGATTAAGGAGTTCCGCGAAATCCTCTTCACCCAGCACGGAGGTATCGCCAAAATCAGCATCAACCGCCCGCAGGTGCATAACGCCTTCACGCCGCTCACGGTGCAGGAGATGATTGAGGCCATGCGCATCTGCCAGGACCGCACCGATATCGGCGTCATCATCCTCACGGGCGAGGGCGGCAGGGCCTTCTGCTCGGGCGGCGACCAGAGCGTACGTGGCCACGGCGGCTACGTGGGCGAGGACACTGTGCCCCGCCTGAACGTATTGGAACTCCAGAAAATCATCCGCTCCATCCCCAAGCCGGTGGTAGCCATGGTGGCTGGTTGGGCCATTGGGGGCGGCCACGTGCTGCACGTCGTCTGCGACTTGAGCATTGCCGCCGATAACGCCCGTTTCGGCCAGACCGGCCCGAATGTGGGTTCGTTTGATGGTGGCTTCGGTGCCTCCTACCTCGCCCGCGTGGTGGGTCAGAAGAAGGCCCGCGAAATCTGGTTCCTCTGTGACCAGTACGATGCGCAGGAAGCTCTCGATATGGGCCTTGTAAACAAAGTAGTGCCGCTGGATAAGCTGGAGGAAACCACCGTGGCCTGGTGCCACAAAATCCTCCAGAAAAGCCCCCTGGCCCTGCGCATGCTCAAATCCAGCTTCAATGCTGAGCTGGATGGGCAGGCCGGCATTCAGGAGCTGGCCGGCAACGCTACGCTGCTGTACTACCTCTCGGAAGAAGCCAAGGAAGGCCGCAACGCCTATATGGAAAAGCGCCAGCCCGATTTCTCGAAGTACCCCAAGTTTCCGTAA